AATGTGGTTGTGAGTGAAAGTTACAGAGGACATGGCTTTGGCAAGCGATTGCTTAACTACATGATTGCTTTGATTGAAAATGAGTATCGCGCAGAAGCGCATCTGTCCGTTTTTGGTTTCAATACTGCGGCAACGATGCTTTATAAAAGCCTGGGTTTCTTGCCTTACGATGTGGAAGCAACGGAAGACTATACGGGTAAGAAGGTGACCTTGATTCACATGAAAAAAGCAGTGCCTTGCTGGTAAGCCTAGAAATTATCCCGGAAAAGCCTAGAAATTTTTGCTAAATAGGTATCTTGAGGTTGCTTGAGTGTAAATGATTGTTATGGGGCTGTTCTTGTATTATGTTGTTGAAAACACGACAATAAAAAGGAGAGCACATGGACAATATCATTATCCGTCACGTTAAAGCGTCAGACGCAGAGCAGCTACAGCAACTCTACGCGAATACCAATACGCAGGCGCAGACTCTCCAACTCCCTTACCCATCATTAGATAAGTGGGAAAAGCGCGCATCAGAGATTCCTGATGGTATGGCAAGCTTGATCGCTGACTGCGATGGAAAAGTGATTGGTCAGCTTGGTTTAATGATGTCGAGTCGGTTTCGTCGCCGGCATGTGGCTGAGTTGGGCATGGGTGT
This DNA window, taken from Thaumasiovibrio subtropicus, encodes the following:
- a CDS encoding GNAT family N-acetyltransferase, which translates into the protein MKIRPAEVSDYVEVAQLVNTPEALFQISRSATFPWSVAQLEDVARQREALTVCVHEGKVIGFANLYQVQAGQSAFIGNVVVSESYRGHGFGKRLLNYMIALIENEYRAEAHLSVFGFNTAATMLYKSLGFLPYDVEATEDYTGKKVTLIHMKKAVPCW
- a CDS encoding GNAT family N-acetyltransferase; its protein translation is MDNIIIRHVKASDAEQLQQLYANTNTQAQTLQLPYPSLDKWEKRASEIPDGMASLIADCDGKVIGQLGLMMSSRFRRRHVAELGMGVDDAYQGRGVGSKLLGEAINLAENWMGATRIELTVYTDNQAAIALYKKFGFKIEGESPDFALRDGELVAAYHMARLKRHQTKCE